A single region of the Marinobacter salinus genome encodes:
- a CDS encoding chemotaxis protein CheB — MAGHSGRPRVGIVSDVVLQRHRLQEATAKFGLEVCFSGDPERLLGYPGFPDAALWLVTLADEADHPALFDHLLENTDTPVLFGLDQAPKPGGTDYFRWERRLLGKLEQQLGHLEELDSESSLEALEAQPPSEPVSATLPHWIPPAAPNSVAEEIWILGASLGGPAAVKTFLDNLPPALPVGFIYAQHIDGNFTDALTRVLGRHAHYQLKTAEEGKRVHNGDVVLMPVEHEWKIDKTGELSKLNSAWPGPYGPSIDQVLLNVADHFGPRCHAILFSGMGNDGAIAAPLLKAYGSKIWVQESNSCGNSSMPDSVAATGCSTFCGTPEELARELVKTIEEACLLKGRQKRDSA; from the coding sequence ATGGCCGGCCACAGTGGCCGGCCCAGAGTCGGGATCGTCTCGGATGTCGTTTTGCAGCGCCATCGTCTGCAAGAGGCAACAGCGAAGTTCGGCCTCGAGGTGTGTTTTTCCGGTGATCCCGAACGCCTTCTGGGCTACCCGGGATTTCCCGACGCTGCTTTGTGGCTGGTTACCCTGGCAGACGAAGCCGACCACCCGGCCCTGTTTGATCACTTATTGGAAAACACCGATACGCCAGTCCTGTTTGGACTCGATCAGGCCCCCAAACCCGGCGGTACCGACTATTTCCGGTGGGAGCGTCGACTGCTGGGCAAGCTTGAACAACAGCTCGGCCACCTTGAGGAACTGGACTCCGAATCCAGTCTTGAGGCCCTTGAGGCGCAGCCTCCCTCCGAGCCGGTCAGCGCGACCTTACCGCACTGGATCCCCCCCGCAGCACCTAACTCGGTGGCCGAGGAAATCTGGATTCTCGGTGCCTCACTTGGTGGGCCTGCCGCAGTCAAAACGTTTCTCGATAATCTACCGCCAGCGCTGCCGGTAGGTTTTATCTACGCCCAACATATTGACGGCAATTTCACCGACGCACTGACGCGGGTACTTGGACGTCACGCACATTACCAGCTGAAAACTGCAGAGGAAGGCAAGCGCGTGCATAACGGAGATGTTGTGCTGATGCCGGTGGAACACGAGTGGAAAATCGACAAGACCGGGGAGCTGAGCAAGCTCAACAGTGCCTGGCCAGGCCCCTACGGCCCCTCGATTGATCAGGTATTGCTGAATGTTGCAGACCATTTCGGTCCACGATGCCATGCTATCCTGTTTTCCGGCATGGGCAACGACGGCGCCATCGCTGCACCCCTGCTAAAGGCGTATGGAAGCAAGATCTGGGTTCAGGAAAGTAACAGCTGTGGCAACAGCTCCATGCCGGATTCCGTGGCCGCTACCGGTTGCTCCACTTTCTGTGGCACCCCGGAAGAACTGGCCCGGGAGCTGGTCAAAACCATTGAAGAAGCCTGTCTGCTGAAAGGCCGGCAAAAACGGGATTCCGCCTGA
- a CDS encoding Fur family transcriptional regulator — protein MSASALPYRPHNHDACVTRAIADARSICQQHNARLTPTRERVLELIWQSHKPLGAYDVLAGLAEDGHNAAPPTVYRALDFLQQQGLVHRIASLNAFIGCTHAGETHTGMFLICRACRNVLELKAPAVSRAVQAAAEREAFKMDDVTLEIAGLCPGCQADSDNE, from the coding sequence ATGTCTGCCAGTGCACTGCCCTATCGCCCACACAATCATGATGCCTGCGTCACTCGGGCAATTGCTGACGCCAGGTCAATCTGCCAGCAACATAATGCAAGGCTGACCCCTACCCGCGAACGGGTATTGGAGCTGATCTGGCAATCACACAAGCCTCTGGGCGCCTATGACGTTCTGGCGGGGCTGGCCGAAGACGGGCACAACGCCGCACCACCCACGGTCTATCGGGCGCTCGACTTTCTCCAGCAACAGGGACTGGTTCATCGCATCGCATCCCTCAACGCCTTTATCGGATGCACTCACGCTGGCGAAACCCACACTGGCATGTTTCTCATCTGCCGAGCCTGCAGGAACGTTCTGGAACTGAAGGCGCCTGCTGTTTCCCGGGCTGTTCAGGCTGCCGCCGAGCGGGAGGCCTTCAAAATGGATGACGTTACCCTGGAAATCGCAGGTCTATGTCCTGGATGTCAGGCGGATTCTG
- a CDS encoding chemotaxis protein CheW: protein MNDNSQTLSCVMIPMSGRQLLLPNVTIAEVVDYASTDAGRNAPDWLVGYLDWRGLNLPVISYDSANGGTMIVPGDNRGRIVVLNTVGEHHQEVPFVALITQGIPSQARLTEDQIRKLDGEAGPADLMQVEVDGEQAWIPNLEYIESLARQSLL from the coding sequence ATGAACGACAACAGTCAGACCCTCTCCTGCGTTATGATTCCCATGAGTGGGCGTCAACTGTTACTGCCAAACGTCACTATCGCCGAGGTGGTGGATTACGCCAGCACGGATGCGGGAAGAAACGCGCCTGATTGGCTGGTGGGTTATCTGGACTGGCGGGGACTGAACTTGCCCGTCATCTCTTACGATTCCGCCAACGGCGGGACGATGATCGTTCCGGGCGATAACCGCGGCCGAATTGTGGTTCTTAACACCGTCGGTGAACATCATCAGGAGGTTCCGTTCGTTGCCCTGATTACCCAAGGCATTCCGAGCCAGGCACGCCTTACTGAAGATCAGATACGAAAACTGGATGGCGAGGCCGGTCCCGCTGACCTGATGCAGGTTGAAGTGGACGGCGAACAGGCCTGGATTCCGAATCTGGAGTACATCGAATCCCTGGCCAGACAATCCCTTCTCTGA